The nucleotide window AGATTGAATGTAATCCTCTTTCATGAGACAAATATCTTATAAAATTTGGAGAATAAAAAATTTCCTCCTATGTTTGTGAGACAAAAATCTCATAAAATGGAAACAACTAAGTCAAAATGGGTATTGGGGCACAAAGTAACCCCTTACGATACCACGGGCGATTACGATTTAATGATGGGAGAAACCCCTGCCAAAGTGCCCGGGCCACCTCCACATTTACATCAATCGTTTAAGGAAGTATTTTTAGTCGTTGAGGGCGAAATGGATTTTATAGTAGATGGTGAGGCCAAAAAAATTTCAGCCGGAGAATCTATAGATATTCCGCCAAACACCTTGCATACCTTCGGAAACAATAGCGACAAACCCTGCAAATGGATAAACATCCACAGTCCCAAGGGATTTAGGGAATTCTTTGAAAGTCTTGGTGTGGAAGAGTCAGATCCAGAAGCCCAGCAAAAGTCGGTTGCCCAAGAAACGATTCAGAAAGTTTTACAAACTGCTGCCGATTATGATATGATCATCAAGCTTTAACAGCGAGGTATTAGTTGTAACTTAAAAAGTACCTCTTCCCCACTTACCCCATTTGTTTTAGCAGTGTTTCCAACCGATCAAAATTCTCCTCATTCTTTTCAGGCACGAAGTTGAGGAGTTTGTTTTTCACCTCTGCAGAGTAGAATTTCATAATAAAAGAAAGTTTCGAACTACTTTGATCCATTTCCTCAATTGTAATAAGCATTTGAAAATAGGGTTGGGTGATACGATCCCAAGCAATCAAATTAGGTGGATCTATTTTTAGAAAAACCACTTCGTTTTCATAATTGCCAACTTCAGGACCGTGCATGGTAAATTTCCAATTACCCCCTACCCTAAAATCGAATTGATGAAAGGTATTGGTAAATCCGTTCGGACCCCACCATTGCTTGAGATTATCAGGATTGGAGAAGGCTTCAAACAACTTAGATGCCGTGCAATTAAAAACCCGACTGGAAACTATTTCGGTTTCAGGATGCGGTTCAAGAAGTTGTTTCATAAAAAGTCTTTATTGTAAAGCTAGTTTTGGTTTATTTTCCATCATGAATTAATCAACCTTTTTAAAGGTAAGCTCCACAC belongs to Aegicerativicinus sediminis and includes:
- a CDS encoding cupin domain-containing protein produces the protein METTKSKWVLGHKVTPYDTTGDYDLMMGETPAKVPGPPPHLHQSFKEVFLVVEGEMDFIVDGEAKKISAGESIDIPPNTLHTFGNNSDKPCKWINIHSPKGFREFFESLGVEESDPEAQQKSVAQETIQKVLQTAADYDMIIKL
- a CDS encoding SRPBCC domain-containing protein gives rise to the protein MKQLLEPHPETEIVSSRVFNCTASKLFEAFSNPDNLKQWWGPNGFTNTFHQFDFRVGGNWKFTMHGPEVGNYENEVVFLKIDPPNLIAWDRITQPYFQMLITIEEMDQSSSKLSFIMKFYSAEVKNKLLNFVPEKNEENFDRLETLLKQMG